The following proteins are encoded in a genomic region of Bacteroidales bacterium:
- a CDS encoding RNA polymerase sigma-70 factor, with translation MNHEGNIDDSWLIERIREGEEFAFECVFKCYYTRLYLYALKYVKDSQTAEGVVLRVLERLWEKREQISIDQSLSSYLFQSVYHESLDHLKSFHHRQKPTEYQYLEDNSTPDDNFLAQFYADELEERIKQGIKQLPDKCRYIFYLSRYKGLSHKEIAEKLDISFHTVKHQIGIALEKLSELLDNEE, from the coding sequence ATGAATCATGAGGGAAATATAGACGATTCCTGGCTGATTGAGCGAATCAGGGAAGGAGAGGAATTTGCTTTCGAGTGTGTCTTTAAATGCTATTACACAAGGCTTTATCTATATGCCTTAAAATATGTTAAGGACAGCCAGACTGCCGAAGGGGTGGTTTTACGGGTTCTTGAAAGGTTATGGGAGAAAAGGGAGCAGATCTCCATCGATCAGAGCCTTTCTTCTTATTTATTCCAATCGGTGTATCACGAATCACTGGATCATCTTAAAAGTTTCCACCACCGGCAGAAACCTACCGAGTATCAATACCTGGAAGACAACAGCACCCCCGATGACAATTTTCTTGCCCAATTTTATGCCGATGAGCTTGAGGAAAGGATCAAACAAGGCATCAAACAACTTCCGGACAAATGCCGGTATATTTTTTATTTGAGCCGGTATAAAGGCCTGTCTCATAAAGAAATTGCAGAAAAACTGGATATCTCGTTTCATACGGTAAAGCATCAGATCGGCATCGCACTGGAAAAGTTAAGCGAATTGCTTGATAATGAAGAATAA